ctGCCCGGAACTTGTATCAAGGTGtcatgtctagccgtcccatctccatacctttataattaatgcattttgtactatgtagggatcctcctcctatataaaggggatccttgccattttgtaaaggctgttgttgctccaactattctacacaagataaataacaactctctctctctcttttctctttaacATATTCCTTCGGCACTATTGCTCTTATTTGTTGACTTCAtacttttcttcatttattgcttgtcggttggccataaagagcctcccataatcatatcctaactgttagccctttcccgattatccccgatagctcgagcccgagccttggcatcaacctcgaggcccctcatcgatcAGTCCGAGGCCTGAACAGCTAAACCCCCGGTTcgattataattttattttagctcacatttcatcttttatctccacatatctagcatcaactgcttaacaactagcataaaaatagattacatatttttaaagtcacatcaacaaatttaattattattacccttttcacggtaaacaatataTATTATACGTAATATTTACTTTTAATTATActataaataaaatgattatgtAAAAGTTAAATGGTGCCTTCCAAAAGTTCACGCTATGCTTCAAAGAATATGTGATGAGTGATGATTTGGAGCGATTCCTTGTCATGCCAGCCGCAAAATACTGAAAGAGTTTTGTGATGATGTTATGTGTAATTATCAACTTGCGTGCTGCCCCTTTCCCTTAGCAATACATAATTACTATCATTTTGCAATCTTAGGGTCCACCAATTACCATTCTATAGAAAAAATTGCACTTTCTAAATCAGCATCATATATTCTTCGgctcattttaattaatttttcggcCTTTTTTTATGGTCCgacaatatttgattttttttttcatatatcaacagggaattaactttttttttttaaagttgccCTTAGAGTAAAGAGCCTAGAAGTATTTGTTATATTTCTAATGAACAAATTAAGattaatatgatcaattttattgttaattaatgttaaaatataaaatttttaaTATGTGCGAAAACATCCAAAAATCAAttcaaataaagaagaagaatTGTATTCTATTTCATTTCATCCATAGCATTGCAATAAGAAAACCAACTTTGGGATTTGCATGCAGAGACCCCCACATCAAAAATAATACAGCAATCATCACACcctgtttttcttctcttttgttttatCCCTCCACCATCCCTCTCATCCCTGGCTTTAAGCCACTCTCCCCAAGTGAAAGTAAAGCAACTAAAAAGGaaggcaaaaaagaaaaaagaaaaaaaggataaGGACCtaaatggaaaagaaaaagaactttCATAAACACACCAAAAGCCTTTTTTGCTTTTTTCTGAAAACTTTTCTTTTTCTGGTATCCAGAAAACTCTTGTCGTTTAGAGTTACTAGTAGGTTTTTGCTGGTCAAGCTGCAGTTTGATCAGTTGAGTGAGCAAGCAGTGGCTGAGCCAAAGAGGAGTTGATGTGGCTGGCTGTCCTAGTACTAGTGTTGTTAATATGATCTGCTGGGGACTGGATTACAACTGCTGCTTTGGCAAACTTGGATTCTTCATTTTTACCCCATAGGACGAAGTACAACCCTGCTATGATCAACACCGCTCCAATGATCCTGCACAATCACAAGTGATGTGGAAAAAGAAGCTATTAGGTAGGGTGTATAAGTATAGTGctgaataaggtgtattagtaatgcgtTGATTGGTAATGCATGTGTaattagtaatgcaagcattagttatgcacAGACTATTTCTTGTccattgtttggtgtggtgtattaccaattaaaatgcattgcataatttttaggAAAATTAATTGTTTGCATAAATGCCCTCTGTATTCTttagctttaagggactttaagaataattttatctttaatcatgttaatgcatgcattaatagccttggtattgCTAATATACTATAATTTGCTATGTATTATTTATATATAGTAGGTTGTATTACTAATACTTATATTAATAACACATCAGTTAAGAAAATATACTAAACAAGGAATTTGTAATATCAAGGAATTATCTATGCATGCATCATCTTATTTTTTTCCTATATAAAATGttatcctttttaataacttCAACTAAAGGAGAAGCAATAGTACTAAAGTCTCTTGCATACCTGCATGACCCATATATGTTCCAAACATTTGTCATAGAGGTAAAGGAATGTGCATTAATTGAAGGGTCAGCTTGGAATTGCATGATTGAGGAAAGAATTAATTAGCCTTGGCCCAGAAAAGAAGATTAAGAAAAAACTGCGTGTTTGTTTTTACGGGGATTGGGTGGAAAGCATTAATATTTGGGTCTATTTACGAATCCAGACTTTAAATTAATATGTGCAAATTTGTACAATACATCATTTAGGTATTATCTTTTTGAGAATTTAACTCAGTATAAAATATTTTAACTATAAATAATTCAAGTCGAGAGTAGTGCGTTAAATGAGAGATCGAGAAAGAAAAATAGGTACCCTCCCAAGTAAAACTCCTCGCCAAGAGCAACGGAAGCCATAATGGCAACAACAAGAGTCTGAACAGGTTGGTATACAGCAACGAAGACTGGGCCCCCTCTGTCAATACACCATATCTGTACAGCAAATGCTATCCCAGATGCCACTACTCCCTGCATTTATCATTTCTTTGCAATTAATTTCATCCTCATTTTctccaaaaacaaataaataataaggaATGACTAATTAATGTCATTTCATTTTCTGTAACTAACCGCATGGCCACCCTATTATACATTCTCTGTCGGATTGTACTAATTATGTGGACCTAGTTGATTGAATTATGGAGTTCaagaaacaaatgaaatttttattctCTGTTTACTTTTACTTGTCATGTTTTATTTTTCGAGAGTCAAACTACATAAATTTTAATCAATATTTTAATTTGTGTTTTTTCACCATATTAATATGAGAAAAATTATAAATTATAGTACTTTCCGTATAGTTTTCGATTATCTAAATTTTGTTTTCGAATatgtaaattttaattttaaaaatattaaaataatctaATACAATTTAGGATAAAAATTAGTTAAATTGACGCTCGAAAATCGAAATATGATAAGTAAAAGTAAACGAAAAGAGTAAATTTATAATCCTAAACAAATCATAATATTTACGTGTCTATAATTTTTTTGAACTTGGAGGGAGTATTTTTTTTCACTCGATAGAGGGAGTATGAGATGGGGTATTTGAGCGAATAAAAAACAATAGATCTAGAAAGGTTAACGTTGACTAATAACCTCGCGTGTCACATGAAATTTCCCCTGAAATACTTTAGGCAGGTCCATTGCTTTGCTGTTTCTTTGCCCACATTATTAATGTCGCAGAGACAGCCTTTAACTAAAATTTCTCCtccattttctttccttttttctttttttttgtctcTAACCTTATAGGGGGCCTATTAAGGTAAACGATATATACTTTCCCTGTTCAAAAATGAATGTCACAGTTTAAAGTGCCCGATTCAATTTATTTATAGTTATACGAATTCAAACAAcaatttcttaattatttgatCAGAACGTACATATTTAGACACTACATAAACCACATTATAAATTTATAgtttttaatattaaaattttgtaagagttactattttaataaaaaCATAATCAAATAAAAAATACTAACTAACCAAATAAGTATGATAACATTTTTTTTAATCCGCAAAGAACATTCTATATTTTCTGACTTTCCTTGCTGATTACTATTATAACTGACTGGATTActcttgaaaagaaaaaaaaaaaagaaacaaatttAACTTATAAAATGTGACAGGTTAAAAATACTGTATCATCGACGTATTATATCTTATTTTTCAGAGTTACTAACCTCAATTTTTGTAACAATTATATTTCACATGATACTATTATTTAGGAACGAAGCTGTCATCTATAAATTTCAAATTCTGGTCTTAAAGAAAAAGAGATTGAAATGCTTACCGCATAGAAGACACTGAAGAGCTCAGCAGCAGAGTGAACAAGCCAGGCCTGAGGGTCTCTCTCACAAAAAGCAGCAATAATAAGGAACTGTATAACTCCAAAGAAACACTGGTAAGATGTGACTGATAGCCTAGCAGGGTACTTTTTAAGAATTGGTGCCTGCAACACTAGCCACGCTGCCCACGACAAGCAGTGCCCTATTAAGAAAATACAGCCCAGTGTCCAGTTCTTTCCTTTAGCATCTCCTAATAACAATACAGGTGTGGAGGTCCTTTGTAATGGTGGAATTGGGCTGTAAATGGTTGGTCCTTTGTATAGTGTAATTACTGATGCTCCTGCCACGCACAACAATGTTCCGCACACTTTTGCTATTCCATCTTTCCTGTTAAATCTCACTGTTTCTATCCtaaaattcaaacaaaaagaaaaaaaatatgagGAATATTCATTATTCGTCTTAGTAATGCATTAGTTGAGGTTGACTAAATGAATCCTCAATATTCATTACGCTCTATCCGCGTGCGAATGATGAGGACTAAAATTAACCttactatataaaaaaaattcttaaaattAATCTGATTGTATAACTATTTATTTTGCACTGTCAGTAAAAAAAAATGCACTTGGTTTAATTATGTAAGCTGTGTGCTTCATGTACGATAATTCACATATTTATGTTCGAAGCGGAACAATTATATTGCATGTTATCCTAATTTGCAACCATAAACTCGCCGATTTTGAAGAGATCAGAAGTTACCTGAGCATTACAGCCATGAGAAATGTGATAGCAGGGACAGAATTTTGTATGGCAGAAGCAAAAGTAGGGGAAGTGTGATCCAAGCCCAACAAGTAGAATCCTTGGTTTGCAGTAATTCTGTTAAAGGACAAACACAGTACAGAAGAAATGCCaattattttcttctcttttttttgttttagcCTAAATCGTGTAATTCcatatatatttgtatatatcaTACCCAATAACTGCTAGCAGGAAAAACTGAAGCGTGTAGGACCAAGTAAGAGGTGGCCTCTCTTTCCTGTTGAATTAATAAAAATAGAACAGGAGTTATTAGATCGATCCTAATATACACAATTTTCTTGGGATTGCAGTTATTAACTAGTACTACTTACTTTTCAAGAAAATAGGCAAAGGGAAGAAGGAGAAGCAAAGCAAGAATGTTCCTGTAAACGGGGAAAACAATTTTGCTGATGCCCATGTTAAGTGCAGCTCTGGAGACGACATGGAAACCAGCATAACCAAACTGCAACGCCAACATGGCCAAATGCAGTTGCATTTTCTCTGATATCGCAAACCCACCCATTGGATCGGAGATCGATCGCAGACAGTTATTCAAATTGCAGAGCTCGCTTATGTAACAAAAATAAAGAGGAATATTATTGTAGGGTAAATGAAGAGTTGGGGAGATATAAATATAGTTGCCAGAAAAGTCTTGAGATTATTCTCAAATTGGAGGGTTAAATATTCCTagagaaaatactaaattctagataaaaatagttagtgtgactaaattattcttaattaaatGTTGCAGCATAATTTAATGTGAGTAATAAAAAACTTTTTAGGAATACGTATATAAGGTTAAATttggaaaaataaattaaagtttttcttaattatataaatggacacttattttagaccAAAACAAAAAGTCAAATTAATCACTTATTGTACTGGACCGGATGGAGTATATCAACTGTTATTAGCCTTCTTATGTTTTTTGGTTGTCTGCCACACTCATAATCTACCTTAAATCAAAAAAACCCCACTCCTCCgcctccctccctccctccctccgCAATCCAATTGGTGTGTTTTAGTATGCATGAGGAAATCTATATATTTTCTGTCTAAAATTTTATCCTGATAAGGAggaaaataactttttttttaaccTATGGGCGGAAAGTAATTTTTCTATAATTGCCTTGTCACTTCATATTACTTGCTCTAATTAACTAATATCTAGAAAATATTAATTCTTACTAGTACTTAAAAACATCATCAAAAGCACTCTCCAATTAgctttaaataaaaatattatgcTATATCAAACATAacttagaaaaaaaaaatgaagaagtcCAAGCCCCCCACTTGGATGACTAGATAACCCAATCATCGCACTCCCGCTAGTAacccaagaaaaaaaaaaggaaacaaagaaaagGAGATTTCAAAGAGGCAAAGACAGCAGAGAGATGGTTATGACCGGCGTGCGTTGTGTCTAAGAGGGTCTGTACTGGAAGCATGCCATTTATTATGATGATTACTCCTATTAATATTAATGAGGAAACGAATTTGGGGTGGTGGGGCTTTAAGGAATGGTGGTGACGGGTGAGTCATCGTTAGGGACGGAGCTAGAGTATTATATACAAATTCGAACGAATTCAGtaatttttctttagacttaattataaatatttaattagaACTCATTAGTAATTAAGATGATTTATGAATTTGATGGTAAATTCAGAACtcataaatttttaattttcaatcTCGCTAACGTTGATAGATTCACCTAGAGCACACAAGAAGTAGTAAGTGGTGTATACACCGTATATCGCCATCCTCCATGAACAGGAATATTGTATTTGTAGTGTTTATGCAGGTGCATTCATTACTTTCGCATCGTGCTAAAAGGTATAAATGCACTTTTGAAACCTTAAGAACTTTGAAATTTATTTTCTAGACTAACATACCAAGATTTCATGAGTTTGATTGTCATAACAAAGGAACAATACAATGTTATTCTTCATTGAATGACTTTAATTAGTTGTAGCTGGACATAAATTTTACtaggaaaaaaaattcaaaattttgtgACATAAAATTATTATGTCATTTAAAATAGAGGAAATAACACATAATGCCTATCAAGGCCAAAGTAATTACCCGGTGTTGCCCACTTGAAAATTAATTACAATTCCTACCTATACAATACAAACTTATTACGGGACAACTCAATTTCCTATTTCCCTTTAATTTGCTTTACCCCACGTGAGGGGCATGTGGAAAATGCAAATCTattcccctttttattttattatatgacttgaataatattatttttgactatCTCTTTGTCTATGATATGTATTTTGACGGTAGAAATATATAGTAATaattatttgaaaaataaaaatgaaataggATATTCG
The Nicotiana sylvestris chromosome 11, ASM39365v2, whole genome shotgun sequence DNA segment above includes these coding regions:
- the LOC104227222 gene encoding protein WALLS ARE THIN 1-like — protein: MGGFAISEKMQLHLAMLALQFGYAGFHVVSRAALNMGISKIVFPVYRNILALLLLLPFAYFLEKKERPPLTWSYTLQFFLLAVIGITANQGFYLLGLDHTSPTFASAIQNSVPAITFLMAVMLRIETVRFNRKDGIAKVCGTLLCVAGASVITLYKGPTIYSPIPPLQRTSTPVLLLGDAKGKNWTLGCIFLIGHCLSWAAWLVLQAPILKKYPARLSVTSYQCFFGVIQFLIIAAFCERDPQAWLVHSAAELFSVFYAGVVASGIAFAVQIWCIDRGGPVFVAVYQPVQTLVVAIMASVALGEEFYLGGIIGAVLIIAGLYFVLWGKNEESKFAKAAVVIQSPADHINNTSTRTASHINSSLAQPLLAHSTDQTAA